Below is a genomic region from Gillisia sp. Hel_I_86.
TTTTTAAATGTATTAATTTCAAAGTTATTATTTTCCAGCAATTAACCGATTGGAATTATTACTTTTGAGGAATATTTAACGTAAAAAATTAACATGCAACAAGATACACAAATTTTTGATCTGATAGAAGCTGAAAGAAACCGTCAACTGAATGGTTTAGAACTAATTGCTAGTGAGAATTTTGTGAGCGATCAGGTGCTTGAAGCAGCCGGTTCTATACTAACAAATAAATATGCTGAAGGATATCCAGGAAAGAGATATTATGGAGGTTGTGAGATCGTAGATGAGGTAGAAACACTAGCCATAGAACGTTTAAAGGAACTTTTTAATGCGGAGTATGCCAATGTGCAACCCCATTCAGGTTCTCAAGCAAATACAGCGGTTTTTCATGCTTGTATGCAGCCAGGAGATAAATTTCTTGGTTTCGATCTTTCTCATGGAGGACATTTAACGCATGGATCTCCTGTAAACTTTTCTGGGAGGCTATACCAGCCAGTGTTTTACGGAGTTGTAAAGGAAACTGGATTGATAGATTACGATGCAGTTGCAGAGATCGCTGAAAGGGAAAAACCTAAAATGATTATCGCAGGAGCTTCTGCATATTCAAGGGAAATAGATTATAAAAGATTTCGTGAAATAGCCGATAGTGTTGGCGCAATTTTATTTGCAGATATCGCTCATCCTGCCGGTCTTATAGCCAAAGGACTTTTAGGAGATCCTTTACCACATTGCCATGTGGTAACTTCTACAACCCATAAAACCTTACGTGGACCACGAGGTGGAATTATCATGATGGGGAAAGACTTCGATAATCCATTTGGATTGAAATTGAAAAATGGGAATCTTAAGAAAATGTCGGCTTTATTGGATAGTGGAGTGTTTCCAGGAAACCAAGGCGGGCCTTTAGAGCATATTATCGCAGCAAAGGCAGTAGCATTCGGTGAGGCCCTCACAGATGAGTTTCTTCATTATATGGTACAGGTTAAGAAAAATGCAAAAGCCTTGGCAGCTGCATTTGTAGCTAAAGATTATCATGTGATCTCTGGCGGAACAGATAACCACATGATGTTAATAGATCTTAGAAATAAAAATATTACTGGAAAACAGGCTGAAGAAGCTTTGGGAATGGCAGAGATCACGGTGAACAAGAATATGGTGCCTTTTGATGATAAGTCTCCTTTTGTTACCTCTGGGATTCGTATTGGAACTCCTGCTGTAACAACACGCGGACTTAAAGAAGATGATATGGCCAAGATCGTAGATCTTATAGATCGTGTGATCACCAATTTTGAGGATGAAGCTGAGCTGATTAAGATTGAAGCCGAAGTTCTGGATATGATGCAGGATCTTCCACTTTTCGCATAAATTCCAGTTATATTATTTTATAAATAGGATTTTCCCAAAAGGGAGGTTCTCTTTATTGTTCTGCAAATATCATCGGATCAAAAAAAAACAGTTTTTAGGGATGGAATTATAAGTTGACTAATAATCTGCTATATTAGCTGCGCTTCATTTTAATCAAGATCTTCTGTTATATTAATTAGTGGTCATTAACATCTCAATTATGAAAATCAATTTGTCTTGTTTCAATATTTTTTTCACCTCTTTGATTTTTGTAGTGCTTTCCGGCTGCTCTGCTAGCAATATTATTGAAGAGAAAAACCCTACGATATTGCCCCCAGATGAACTTTACGGGCCACTCTTCTATGATGTACAAACCGATGAAAATATTTTTGAGGACAGTAAAACTTTTGTAGATGCCGTTCCCTTATATGATGTAGCTATAATAAGAAATAAATATGCGGCCTTAAAGGACAAATCTTCTGCCTCCCTTAAGAAATTTGTGGAAAATAATTTTGAGCTACCTACTGGTTCATCGACGTATGTAACAGATTCTTCCTCTATAAATATCCACATTTCAAAACTATGGGGCGTTTTAAAACGTCCGGCAGATAAAAAAATATCGGGGACCCTTATTCCCTTGCCAGAACCTTATATAGTTCCTGGTGGAAGGTTTAGAGAGGTATATTACTGGGATAGTTATTTTACCATCCTCGGTTTAGCTGAAGACAATGAGCTGGAGACCATTGAAAACATGATAGATAATTTTTCTTATCTCATTAATGAAAAAGGCTTTATTCCCAATGGCAATCGCACCTATTACTTAGGCAGGTCGCAACCTCCTTTTTATTCCCTTATGGTAGAAATTCTTGCGGCCAACAAATCCGATTCTATTTATTCGGAATATTTAGAACCTCTGGAAAAGGAATATAATTTTTGGATGAAGGGAAAGGAAGACATTAATTCAAGTAGGCAAGATTACTTGCGAGTAGTTATGATGCCCGATGGATCGATCCTAAATAGGTATTGGGACACTAAAAATACCCCACGCCCAGAGAGTTACCGTGAAGATGTTGCCACTGCCGATAAGGCACTTTCAGATTTTCCTAATCTTAAACGAGAGGATATTTATAGGAATTTACGGGCAGGAGCAGAATCGGGATGGGATTTCTCGAGCAGATGGCTTAATAAAGTA
It encodes:
- the glyA gene encoding serine hydroxymethyltransferase; this encodes MQQDTQIFDLIEAERNRQLNGLELIASENFVSDQVLEAAGSILTNKYAEGYPGKRYYGGCEIVDEVETLAIERLKELFNAEYANVQPHSGSQANTAVFHACMQPGDKFLGFDLSHGGHLTHGSPVNFSGRLYQPVFYGVVKETGLIDYDAVAEIAEREKPKMIIAGASAYSREIDYKRFREIADSVGAILFADIAHPAGLIAKGLLGDPLPHCHVVTSTTHKTLRGPRGGIIMMGKDFDNPFGLKLKNGNLKKMSALLDSGVFPGNQGGPLEHIIAAKAVAFGEALTDEFLHYMVQVKKNAKALAAAFVAKDYHVISGGTDNHMMLIDLRNKNITGKQAEEALGMAEITVNKNMVPFDDKSPFVTSGIRIGTPAVTTRGLKEDDMAKIVDLIDRVITNFEDEAELIKIEAEVLDMMQDLPLFA
- the treA gene encoding alpha,alpha-trehalase TreA, whose translation is MKINLSCFNIFFTSLIFVVLSGCSASNIIEEKNPTILPPDELYGPLFYDVQTDENIFEDSKTFVDAVPLYDVAIIRNKYAALKDKSSASLKKFVENNFELPTGSSTYVTDSSSINIHISKLWGVLKRPADKKISGTLIPLPEPYIVPGGRFREVYYWDSYFTILGLAEDNELETIENMIDNFSYLINEKGFIPNGNRTYYLGRSQPPFYSLMVEILAANKSDSIYSEYLEPLEKEYNFWMKGKEDINSSRQDYLRVVMMPDGSILNRYWDTKNTPRPESYREDVATADKALSDFPNLKREDIYRNLRAGAESGWDFSSRWLNKVDGEYKLATIHTTDIVPVDLNSLLYNLEMTLSKSYLLGGDPVKAEIFNSKANARKEAILKYCWNTENGFFMDYNFKKNSQTEILSLAGVYPLFFNIAEENQAELVQGKIKEIFLKPGGLVTTPNHTGQQWDAPNGWAPLQWMAIKGLRNYGYPVLANDIKGRWIKLNREVYKKTFKMLEKYNVEDLSKESGGGEYPTQDGFGWTNGVFQKLSKE